In Struthio camelus isolate bStrCam1 chromosome 13, bStrCam1.hap1, whole genome shotgun sequence, the following are encoded in one genomic region:
- the LOC104154020 gene encoding START domain-containing protein 10, whose protein sequence is MSRGGEMVYIPDDSDFSSFRDQCENLEGWHCRYNKGGVTVWSQGQEESCTVQKIKTRISCKDVPAETLYDVLHDTHYRKKWDSNMIETYDIGRLTVNADVGYYSWKCPSPLKNRDFVTLRSWLPLGNDYIIINYSVKHPKYPPRKDFVRAVSLQTGYLIKANGTGACILYYLTQVDPRGSLPKWVVNRVSQFVAPKAMKKIYKAGLKYPEWKHKHDPEYKPWVYPEQNTLPSVSLDELSVQHADSLENIDETGLPEDHLNMSDHEA, encoded by the exons ATGTCCAGAGGAGGGGAGATGGTTTATATTCCAGATGACTCCGACTTCAGCTCCTTCAGAGATCAGTGTGAGAACCTGGAAGGCTGGCACTGCCGGTATAACAAGGGTGGCGTGACTGTGTGGAGTCAGGGCCAGGAAGAAAGCTGCACTGTACAGAAAATCAAG ACACGCATCTCCTGCAAGGATGTCCCTGCCGAGACGCTCTATGATGTGCTGCATGATACCCATTACCGCAAGAAATGGGACTCAAACATGATCGAGACCTACGACATCGGGCGCCTGACTGTCAACGCTGACGTGGGATACTACTCCT GGAAGTGCCCAAGTCCCCTGAAGAACAGAGATTTTGTCACCctgcgctcctggctgcccctggGCAATGATTACATAATCATCAATTACAGCGTTAAGCATCCG AAATACCCACCCCGGAAGGATTTTGTGAGGGCTGTGTCCTTGCAGACAGGCTACCTGATCAAGGCAaatggcaccggtgcctgcatcCTCTATTACCTCACCCAGGTGGACCCCCGAG GGTCGCTGCCAAAGTGGGTGGTGAACCGAGTCTCCCAGTTTGTGGCACCAAAG GCAATGAAGAAAATTTACAAGGCAGGGCTGAAGTATCCAGAGTGGAAACACAAGCACGACCCTGAGTACAAACCCTGGGTGTACCCAGAGCAGAACACATTGCCCAGTGTCAGCCTGGACGAGCTGTCGGTGCAGCACGCCGACTCACTGGAGAATATCGATGAGACTGGCTTGCCTGAGGACCACCTGAACATGAGCGATCACGAGGCCTGA